In Nicotiana tabacum cultivar K326 chromosome 21, ASM71507v2, whole genome shotgun sequence, one DNA window encodes the following:
- the LOC142175079 gene encoding putative mitochondrial protein AtMg00300, which yields MYYVNGLKYSLLSVSQIWDKGNKVEFLSKICTVTDLVTGEIVLVAKRYKNIYVADFESLQSCDLSCLKAIDDDAELWHRRLGHASFSLLNKLIQKDLVHGLPMSQFKTQTVCDACARGKHVKSFFKSKRDVSTSKPLELLHMDLCRPMRVQSRGGKRYIFVIVDDYSRFTWTLFLRIQKMKRLKYLWPL from the coding sequence ATGTACTATGTCAATGGACTAAAGTACAGTCTCCTGAGTGTCTCTCAAATTTGGGATAAGGGAAACAAAGTAgagttcttgtccaaaatatgtacagtcactgACCTTGTGACTGGTGAAATAGTCctggtggccaaaagatacaagaacatttATGTTGCTGATTTCGAATCCTTACAGAGTTgtgatctgagttgtctgaaGGCTATTGAcgatgatgctgaactatggcacagaagACTGGGTCATGCAAGCTTCTCccttctgaacaaactaattcagaaggactTGGTCCATGGTTTGCCCATGTCACAATTCAAAACTCAAACGGTCTGCGATGCCtgtgctagaggaaaacatgtAAAGTCCTTCTTTAAGTCAAAAAGAGATGTGAGCACCTCAAAACCACTTGAGCTCCTGCATATGGATCTGTGTAGACCTATGAGGGTgcaaagtagaggaggaaagagaTACATTTTCGTGATCGTGGATGACTattccagattcacatggactctaTTTCTCAGAATACAAAAGATGAAACGGTTGAAGTATTTAtggcctttgtga